One genomic window of Acidimicrobiales bacterium includes the following:
- a CDS encoding lysylphosphatidylglycerol synthase transmembrane domain-containing protein has product MPPPERGEEVKGSVGDTDGADSTATTTSVPRARSRRRHVRLGFKVVTLIGLVVLVLTQRTLIGSSLRVLAHLNWVWLPLAVELESASIAMFARMQRRLLRAGDAKVGLWPMLATTYAGNAISVSVPLAGTQIGTAYAFRRFRRLGVDGTLAGWALVVAGVVSSLASAMILAVGAILSGNDVVAVTGALGGVLGVIVVAVASLAIRHDRVEKMVDRPIVWVLHRVQRLINWPVGSAREVIESAMARLRRLHLSRSDWAKVLGLAFGNWLADVGVLAVSLLAVGADVPWHGLLFAYGVGAAVGSLGLTPGGLGVVEGTLAVALMGAGVHHGEALAGVLLYRFISLWMVSGVGWLVYLLGHGGGADAHPGTPSRAPRPAL; this is encoded by the coding sequence ATGCCTCCGCCGGAACGGGGCGAGGAGGTCAAGGGCTCGGTCGGAGATACCGACGGCGCCGATTCCACGGCGACGACGACCTCGGTGCCACGTGCTCGATCCCGGCGACGCCATGTCCGGCTCGGGTTCAAGGTTGTCACCCTGATTGGCCTGGTCGTCCTCGTCCTCACCCAGCGGACCCTCATCGGCTCCTCCCTCAGGGTGCTCGCCCACCTCAACTGGGTCTGGCTCCCGCTGGCTGTGGAGCTCGAGTCGGCGTCGATCGCCATGTTCGCCCGTATGCAGCGCCGTCTGCTGAGGGCAGGCGACGCCAAGGTCGGGCTCTGGCCCATGCTGGCAACGACCTACGCGGGCAACGCCATATCGGTGTCGGTGCCGCTGGCCGGCACCCAGATCGGGACCGCCTACGCCTTCCGGCGGTTCAGGAGGTTGGGCGTGGACGGGACACTGGCCGGGTGGGCTCTGGTCGTCGCCGGCGTCGTCTCGTCCCTGGCCTCGGCAATGATCCTGGCAGTCGGGGCCATTCTCTCCGGTAACGACGTCGTGGCCGTGACGGGCGCGCTCGGTGGGGTCCTCGGCGTCATCGTCGTGGCGGTCGCATCGCTTGCCATCCGACACGATCGCGTCGAGAAGATGGTGGACCGCCCGATTGTCTGGGTCCTTCACCGGGTGCAGCGCCTGATCAACTGGCCGGTCGGGAGTGCGCGGGAGGTCATCGAGTCCGCGATGGCCCGCCTGCGACGCCTGCACCTGAGCCGGTCCGACTGGGCCAAGGTGCTCGGGCTCGCCTTCGGGAACTGGCTGGCGGATGTCGGCGTGCTGGCTGTGAGCCTTCTTGCCGTTGGGGCCGACGTGCCGTGGCACGGCCTGCTCTTCGCCTACGGGGTCGGTGCGGCGGTCGGAAGCCTCGGGCTCACCCCCGGCGGCCTCGGGGTGGTGGAGGGCACCCTGGCGGTTGCGCTGATGGGAGCAGGGGTCCACCACGGCGAGGCCCTCGCCGGAGTCCTGCTCTATCGCTTCATCAGCCTCTGGATGGTGAGTGGAGTCGGCTGGCTCGTCTATCTCCTGGGCCATGGCGGTGGCGCCGACGCCCACCCCGGGACTCCGAGCCGGGCGCCGAGACCAGCGTTGTAG